The Bacillota bacterium DNA window TCTTCTCCCTGGCAGTTATCTGGTTTTTAAGGGACCGGATGTTTAGCTGGTGAAGTTCTCTGCTGCTGTCAATCGCCGCATTAGCGGCGTTGATGATGGAGTTGGCAAAGTAGTCGTTGTACCCGAAAGTCCCCTTGGTGTACATGTGCAGGCTTTGCCCGTCTCTCAAAAAATCTGTCCCCGTTCGCTCCCGGGCTGTGATTCGATTGACCAGGTGGTGCTTTGCGCTGTTGAAGGCAAGGATTTCCTGCCCGATGGCGAATACTTCTACCACTGGGAGGGTGGTCTTGTATATCCGGTTAGAGAAGATTGTGAGCATGGTTATCACCTCTGCCGATCATGTGTTCTGGGTATATTATACCACAAAAGTTGGTTTTTGTGCGCCGCCATTCATCTCCCTCCTTCGCTTAGAGGCGGGGGTCTTCTGGCGGGAAATGATAAAATACTACCCGACTTGACAAGGAAGTAAATTGCTAGTAAAAATATAGTAATTAATAATGTTTCCTAATTGGGTGGAGGGTAATATGGATAAAACCAAGTTGTTAAAAGAATTAAGAAATAAAGGATACAAAGTAACACCTCAAAGGCAAGAAATAATTGAAGTCCTTTCCGAGCGAGAAGGGCACCAAAGTGCGGAAGAAGTTCATAAACGAATTTGCTCTCATTATCCTGCCATGGGATTGGATACAGTTTACCGTAACCTGGCACTTTTACGCAATTTAAATATTGTAAGTGAGATTAATTTTGGTGGCAAAAACAGGTACGAACTTAACAGGGATGGTGACGGTCACTCTCACCATCTCATTTGCCTGGGGTGTGGGGTATCACAAAAGCTTGATTTTTGTCCCTTGGATTACTTTGATTGGAATAAAGTGCTTAAAAAAGACTTTAAAGTTAAAAACCACCGTTTTGAAATCTTTGGTTATTGTTCAAACTGTATTCAGATAGAAGAAAATGAAGGGGAGGGCGAAGAATGACTCCTGTGCACTCAAAAGTTATC harbors:
- a CDS encoding transcriptional repressor, with product MDKTKLLKELRNKGYKVTPQRQEIIEVLSEREGHQSAEEVHKRICSHYPAMGLDTVYRNLALLRNLNIVSEINFGGKNRYELNRDGDGHSHHLICLGCGVSQKLDFCPLDYFDWNKVLKKDFKVKNHRFEIFGYCSNCIQIEENEGEGEE